The following proteins come from a genomic window of Planctomycetota bacterium:
- a CDS encoding sigma-70 family RNA polymerase sigma factor, translating into MPLSDKALFDHLVFRRVSLIGYLLSIVRDENLAEDLFQMVCQRTLEHRDRIENEDHLAKWLTVTARNLAYNELKRGRGRVVGVDAQWLDQLDHAWAQRPDVKDSARTEALRACLNQLSERSRRIVRMRYVDNLTGQRLADAVGRSSNTVSVALSRIHRYLADCVTRRLESEADA; encoded by the coding sequence ATGCCTTTATCTGACAAGGCCTTGTTCGACCATCTGGTCTTTCGCCGCGTCTCGCTGATCGGCTATCTGCTGTCGATCGTGCGCGATGAAAATCTGGCGGAGGACCTTTTTCAGATGGTCTGCCAGCGGACGCTCGAGCACCGGGACCGGATCGAAAATGAGGACCATCTGGCCAAGTGGCTGACCGTCACGGCGCGGAACCTGGCGTACAACGAGCTGAAGCGCGGGCGGGGGCGGGTCGTCGGCGTCGACGCGCAATGGCTCGATCAGCTTGATCACGCATGGGCTCAGCGGCCGGACGTGAAGGACTCGGCTCGGACCGAAGCGCTGCGCGCGTGTCTGAATCAGCTCAGCGAGCGGTCGCGCCGCATCGTGCGAATGCGCTATGTGGACAACCTCACCGGGCAGCGCCTCGCCGACGCGGTCGGTCGCAGCTCCAACACCGTCAGCGTGGCCCTGTCTCGCATCCACCGGTATCTCGCCGACTGCGTCACTCGACGCCTCGAGAGCGAGGCCGACGCATGA